Proteins encoded within one genomic window of Gigantopelta aegis isolate Gae_Host chromosome 2, Gae_host_genome, whole genome shotgun sequence:
- the LOC121386506 gene encoding mortality factor 4-like protein 1 has protein sequence MAPKMKFQEGEKVLCFHGPLLYEAKCVKYEIKDKGVRYFIHYNGWNKNWDEWVPESRVVKCNDAGMQKQKELMKAHGNSYKRTYNKGAKSKEKEVKKLEKEGKKQEKESKKQDKQEKEMKKQEKETKKQEKQEKEQDKQEKEAVATPVAVPEKVKQKVSRSATPTPAAAEPPKSEPAAPIGTEPKRKRLRPDPTVESEEAYMAKIDVKIKIPDELKPWLVDDWDLITRQKMLLTLPCRRTVDQILEDFLKSKTAKGTPASKDAYVELSLGIKEYFNVMLGTQLLYKFERPQYGEIVNEKGETPVTMSSIYGATHLLRLFVKLGGQLAYTSLDEKSMQLLLNHINEFVKYLQKNSSSLFSLNDYHVAPPEYHRKAI, from the exons ATGGCCCCAAAAATGAAGTTTCAAGAAG GTGAAAAAGTTCTGTGTTTTCATGGCCCTCTGCTTTATGAAGCCAAG TGTGTTAAGTATGAAATTAAAGACAAGGGTGTGCGGTACTTTATTCACTACAATGGCTGGAATAAGAA CTGGGATGAATGGGTCCCGGAGAGTCGTGTTGTCAAGTGTAATGATGCTGGGATGCAGAAGCAGAAAGAGCTGATGAAGGCTCATGG aaactcCTACAAAAGAACATACAACAAAGGTGCTAAAAGTAAAGAGAAGGAAGTGAAGAAACTCGAGAAGGAAGGCAAGAAACAGGAGAAAGAAAGTAAGAAGCAGGACAAACAGGAGAAGGAGATGAAGAAACAGGAAAAGGAGACCAAGAAGCAGGAAAAGCAGGAGAAAGAACAGGACAAACAGGAGAAAGAAGCAGTGGCCACTCCAGTGGCCGTTCCAGAGAAAGTCAAACAAAAAG TTTCCCGATCAGCCACGCCTACTCCTGCAGCAGCAGAGCCTCCGAAGTCGGAACCGGCAGCTCCTATTGGGACGGAACCGAAACGGAAACGACTCCGACCAGACCCAACTGTCGAGTCG GAAGAGGCGTACATGGCAAAAATTGATGTGAAGATTAAAATACCCGATGAACTGAAGCCCTGGCTGGTAGATGACTGGGATCTTATTACACGACAGAAAATG TTGTTGACTCTGCCGTGTCGTAGGACCGTTGACCAGATCCTGGAAGATTTTCTCAAATCAAAAACAGCTAAGGGAACTCCCGCAAGcaa AGATGCCTACGTAGAGCTGTCATTAGGTATCAAGGAATACTTTAACGTGATGCTGGGTACACAGTTGCTGTACAAGTTTGAACGTCCACAGTATGGGGAG attgtCAATGAAAAAGGTGAAACCCCTGTTACCATGTCAAGTATATATGGTGCAACACATTTACTACGCCTCTTTG TGAAACTGGGAGGCCAATTGGCCTATACGTCTCTGGATGAGAAGAGCATGCAGCTTCTTCTTAATCATATCAATGAATTTGTTAA ATACTTGCAGAAGAATAGCTCTTCCTTGTTTAGTCTAAATGACTATCACGTAGCACCCCCAGAATATCACAGAAAAGCAATATGA